The Pempheris klunzingeri isolate RE-2024b chromosome 1, fPemKlu1.hap1, whole genome shotgun sequence genome includes a region encoding these proteins:
- the ddx28 gene encoding probable ATP-dependent RNA helicase DDX28: MHSVKVGCLAVAASRALCLSRGFCPELVRVSACCPVHCSVRQTRSCETAAASEETVIRVPRYMQKRVDSVKQTRGKNKVNTIKAGKLLIKSKNPDLNQSAGCMLGRFEQPTLCSKGWKHGKSFGDYFTINNIRTVPPFVAENRKEGVEQKTPVTFNSLNICKELVETLDSINVTHPTTVQLQTIPKVMKGHNILCAAETGSGKTLSYLLPVVHRLQAEKDSEMYAERARKIRSVVLVPSRELAEQVAAVSRTLSAPFGLQTRTVGGGRGVGHIKEVFKRDQPDILVATPGALVKALRRRCLDLNELRFFVVDEADTMFDPSFSEMLENILLHTNIASDPKETRGLCYKAQLLVVGATFPGGVGEVLSQVTDLGSMVVIKSKMLHFLMPHVKQTFLKVKGADKILELHQALKLLQQERGGAAALVFCNKSATVNWLGYSLKEMGVQHARLQGEMPAAGRAGIFHSFQKGLVDVLICTDIASRGLDTSRVHLVVNYDFPESHTDYIHRAGRVGRAGGVEGGEVLSFVSHPWDVELVQKIETAARRRTSLPGMESDIYETKSRGAEAEE; this comes from the coding sequence ATGCACTCTGTGAAGGTCGGCTGTTTGGCTGTGGCAGCGTCCAGAGCTCTGTGCTTAAGCAGGGGCTTCTGCCCTGAGCTTGTTCGAGTGTCGGCCTGCTGTCCTGTTCATTGCTCTGTCCGTCAGACGCGCTCCTGTGAGACAGCAGCGGCCTCAGAGGAGACAGTTATTCGCGTCCCTCGCTACATGCAGAAGCGCGTTGACAGCGTGAAACAGACTCGAGGCAAAAACAAAGTCAACACCATCAAAGCGGGAAAGCTCCTGATCAAGAGCAAGAACCCTGACCTGAACCAGTCTGCGGGATGCATGCTCGGGAGGTTCGAGCAGCCCACTCTCTGCTCCAAAGGATGGAAACATGGCAAATCATTCGGGGACTATTTCACCATCAACAACATCAGGACTGTGCCACCTTTTGTTGCTGAGAACCGGAAGGAGGGTGTTGAACAGAAAACACCTGTGACGTTCAACAGCCTCAACATCTGTAAGGAGCTGGTGGAAACTTTGGACAGCATCAACGTTACCCATCCCACCACCGTGCAGCTGCAGACCATCCCAAAGGTCATGAAAGGCCACAACATTCTCTGTGCTGCGGAGACGGGCAGTGGGAAAACACTGAGCTACCTTCTGCCCGTCGTTCACAGACTGCAGGCTGAGAAGGATTCAGAGATGTACGCTGAGAGGGCACGCAAAATTCGCAGCGTGGTTCTTGTGCCTTCCAGAGAGCTCGCCGAGCAAGTGGCAGCTGTGTCCAGGACTCTGAGCGCTCCGTTTGGGTTGCAGACAAGGACTGTGGGCGGTGGGCGAGGTGTAGGACACATCAAGGAGGTCTTTAAGAGGGATCAGCCTGATATTTTAGTGGCCACACCAGGTGCTCTGGTCAAAGCCCTGCGGAGACGCTGCCTGGACCTGAATGAGCTCAGGTTCTTTGTGGTAGACGAGGCTGACACCATGTTCGACCCCAGCTTCTCTGAAATGCTGGAGAACATCCTTCTCCATACAAACATTGCAAGTGATCCCAAGGAAACAAGAGGCCTGTGCTATAAGGCCCAGCTGCTGGTGGTGGGGGCCACCTTCCCTGGTGGTGTCGGGGAAGTTCTCAGCCAGGTGACGGACCTTGGCAGCATGGTGGTTATCAAGAGCAAGATGCTGCACTTCCTCATGCCACATGTCAAGCAGACGTTCCTGAAGGTAAAAGGCGCTGACAAGATCCTGGAGCTCCACCAAGCCCTGAAGCTGCTccaacaggagagaggaggggctGCCGCTCTGGTGTTCTGCAACAAGTCTGCCACTGTCAACTGGCTGGGGTACTCCCTGAAAGAGATGGGGGTGCAGCACGCACGTCTGCAGGGGGAGATGCCAGCTGCTGGACGTGCAGGAATCTTCCACTCCTTCCAGAAGGGCTTGGTGGATGTGCTGATATGCACAGACATTGCTTCACGGGGCCTGGACACATCCCGAGTGCACCTGGTAGTTAACTACGACTTCCCAGAATCCCACACAGACTACATCCACAGAGCAGGACGAGTGGGGAGAGCAGGAGGGGTGGAGGGCGGGGAGGTGCTCAGCTTTGTCAGTCACCCGTGGGATGTGGAGCTGGTGCAGAAGATCGAGACCGCTGCACGTAGGAGAACTAGTTTGCCAGGAATGGAATCTGATATATATGAGACAAAATccagaggagcagaggcagaggagtaG